The proteins below are encoded in one region of Thermococcus peptonophilus:
- a CDS encoding DUF835 domain-containing protein encodes MEALSASLLFYGTLRLLDEEGFSFTVNRGKYVSITPFVITLYMLVAERSSEPNWLATVGIAYAVSGLFMVLSGLMLVGLKDLYENYSKYLGITLIINGTHEMDYPLLRPVEWFAPIGFSLSAALTILIAYFFVKFVGHEEFLRPHLETAKPLKEIEPGLILLSPKEYRNLLSELQELPLIAFTRSLNKVPEKWMVYTISQIEHKRTIQPTNLSKITEIVNRYLKTVGKGGVVLIDGIEYISMYNGFEAVAKWLSTLRDIAYVNDGNYTRGD; translated from the coding sequence ATGGAGGCACTTTCGGCTTCGCTCCTGTTCTATGGAACCCTCCGGCTCCTCGATGAGGAGGGGTTTTCATTCACTGTCAATAGGGGCAAGTACGTCTCCATAACACCCTTTGTTATCACACTCTACATGCTCGTCGCGGAGCGTTCGAGTGAGCCTAACTGGCTCGCCACGGTTGGGATCGCATACGCTGTCTCTGGCCTCTTCATGGTACTCTCCGGCCTTATGCTGGTGGGATTGAAAGACCTCTATGAGAACTATTCAAAATACCTTGGGATTACGCTGATTATAAACGGGACACACGAGATGGACTATCCCCTGCTCCGTCCCGTTGAGTGGTTTGCACCTATTGGGTTCTCGCTGAGCGCCGCGCTGACAATCCTCATAGCGTATTTCTTCGTAAAGTTCGTGGGTCATGAAGAGTTCCTAAGGCCACACTTAGAAACCGCAAAACCACTAAAAGAAATAGAACCGGGACTCATTCTATTGTCACCAAAGGAGTACAGGAATCTCCTATCAGAGTTACAAGAACTTCCACTCATAGCATTCACCCGGAGCCTCAATAAAGTACCAGAGAAGTGGATGGTCTATACCATAAGCCAAATTGAACACAAACGCACGATACAACCCACCAACCTCTCAAAAATCACGGAAATCGTGAACAGGTACCTCAAGACTGTCGGAAAAGGTGGTGTAGTTCTCATTGATGGAATTGAATACATCAGCATGTACAACGGCTTCGAAGCGGTTGCTAAATGGCTGAGTACCCTCAGGGACATCGCGTACGTCAACGATGGGAACTATACTCGTGGTGACTGA
- a CDS encoding D-glucuronyl C5-epimerase family protein, translated as MLLEKNAAFEMADFSIKVGNALLNETNKPVLAYQGQPREIQMEVRGTTRNWNGIEFNVEGNIDINATEGGKDYLVTLEATHEPGVFVLRQVPELSGLIGKDVPETILLENYPTAEKVMKEVNALGELKRNQKLREKYLRLWDETGNLSYLLAYRDLSYHLKTLALMKKLGNLDAVGVKTYVMDIIATDYYYSHFTKPGKKDMTLVFDNSSPYYGTIKATEGPLKSSLPFVYYPARGFNIYPVSAVHWAHRYFLMGRRDLSLRILGQLMPFIEYRKCNGETCALLPVYFHFQNASVPWVSGYAQGMAAGLYALAYNMTRNESYLNIAKFFLNSFDLPLSENGFIAETKYGVWYLEYNYYPEQLVLNGHIITLQGLYHYWEVTGDEKAYELFIKGVESVKKALPDFDTGNWSRYASVYNSSSEFYHRLHIRLLLWLYAKTGDETFMEYAEKWNSYLAERGLKKENIEKLLQEMRDSP; from the coding sequence ATGCTTCTTGAGAAAAACGCGGCTTTTGAGATGGCCGATTTCTCAATTAAAGTTGGTAACGCCCTTCTAAACGAAACCAACAAGCCAGTTTTGGCCTATCAGGGGCAGCCAAGAGAGATCCAAATGGAGGTCCGGGGCACGACCAGAAACTGGAACGGCATCGAGTTCAACGTAGAGGGAAATATCGACATCAACGCCACAGAGGGAGGAAAGGACTATCTGGTAACCCTTGAGGCCACTCACGAGCCGGGGGTTTTCGTCCTAAGGCAGGTCCCAGAGCTGAGCGGGCTCATTGGAAAAGACGTTCCAGAGACAATACTCCTTGAGAATTATCCCACAGCCGAGAAGGTAATGAAAGAGGTCAATGCTCTGGGAGAGCTGAAGAGAAACCAGAAGCTGAGAGAAAAATACCTGAGACTATGGGATGAGACCGGAAACTTAAGCTACCTACTCGCCTATAGGGATCTAAGCTACCACCTGAAAACCCTCGCCCTCATGAAGAAGCTCGGGAATCTGGACGCCGTTGGAGTAAAGACCTACGTAATGGACATTATTGCAACAGACTATTACTACAGCCACTTTACTAAGCCAGGAAAAAAGGACATGACGCTCGTTTTTGACAACAGCTCTCCATATTATGGAACGATCAAGGCAACCGAGGGACCGCTCAAGAGCAGCCTGCCCTTCGTGTATTACCCCGCACGCGGCTTCAACATCTATCCGGTGTCCGCGGTTCACTGGGCACACAGGTACTTCCTCATGGGAAGACGCGACCTCTCTTTGAGGATACTAGGCCAGCTCATGCCCTTCATCGAATACCGAAAGTGCAATGGAGAAACCTGCGCACTTCTTCCCGTGTACTTCCATTTCCAGAACGCAAGCGTCCCGTGGGTTTCGGGCTACGCCCAAGGAATGGCGGCGGGTCTTTACGCTCTGGCCTACAACATGACAAGAAACGAGAGCTACCTCAACATCGCAAAGTTTTTTCTGAACTCCTTTGACCTCCCTCTCAGTGAGAACGGGTTTATAGCTGAGACAAAGTACGGTGTATGGTACCTTGAGTACAACTACTATCCGGAACAGCTCGTTCTGAATGGGCACATAATAACGCTCCAGGGTCTCTACCATTACTGGGAGGTTACAGGGGACGAGAAGGCCTATGAACTCTTCATCAAAGGGGTAGAAAGCGTCAAGAAGGCACTTCCTGATTTCGACACCGGAAACTGGAGCAGGTACGCGAGCGTATACAACTCATCGAGCGAGTTCTACCACCGGCTTCACATAAGGCTTCTCCTGTGGCTCTACGCAAAAACGGGCGACGAGACCTTCATGGAGTATGCAGAGAAGTGGAACAGCTACCTGGCTGAGAGAGGACTGAAAAAAGAGAACATAGAGAAACTACTCCAGGAGATGCGGGATTCTCCTTAA
- a CDS encoding AAA family ATPase, which translates to MIIGVVGKIAAGKTTVAKFFEEKGFCRVSCSDPLIDLLTHNVSNYSWIPELPEKAEPTRDRLIEFGKYLKDKYGGDILIRLAVDKKRHCRNIVIDGVRSREEVETIKRLGGKVIYVEARPEIRYERLMRRKAEKDKVIQSFEDFLKMDEEEEKLYHTTKLKDIADYVIVNEGTLEELRGKVEKIISEVVE; encoded by the coding sequence ATGATAATAGGCGTCGTTGGGAAGATAGCCGCTGGAAAAACTACAGTTGCAAAGTTCTTCGAGGAGAAGGGCTTCTGTCGAGTTTCCTGCAGCGACCCACTGATAGACCTGCTCACCCACAACGTATCCAACTACTCCTGGATCCCCGAACTGCCCGAGAAGGCCGAGCCCACCCGTGACAGGCTCATCGAGTTTGGAAAGTACCTGAAGGACAAGTACGGCGGCGACATTCTCATCCGTCTGGCTGTGGACAAGAAGAGGCACTGCAGGAACATCGTCATTGACGGCGTCCGCTCAAGGGAAGAGGTTGAGACAATCAAACGCCTCGGTGGAAAGGTCATCTACGTGGAAGCGAGGCCCGAGATAAGGTACGAGCGGCTGATGAGGAGAAAGGCCGAGAAGGACAAGGTCATCCAGAGCTTTGAGGATTTTTTGAAAATGGACGAAGAAGAGGAGAAGCTATACCACACGACGAAACTGAAAGATATCGCCGACTACGTTATAGTCAACGAGGGTACTCTGGAAGAGCTGAGGGGGAAAGTTGAAAAGATAATCTCGGAGGTAGTGGAATGA
- a CDS encoding DUF523 domain-containing protein, giving the protein MNLLIIAPCLLSPFYVYRGPKDKEYETARRLRELIRKLGEDWQVLAYPCPEFELIGWPRAPASREVYERLGMRERAKAIADFIGRILTEEKPEKVVFVGVKGSPTCGVFHTSSSNPDKYPYRAMQEFFYLGKKERIQHSKELVKEQNFELKPLPGILFEILMARFPEGVYFEFDKEDVEGSIKRLGTVLQVSNA; this is encoded by the coding sequence ATGAACCTCCTCATCATAGCCCCCTGCCTTCTCAGCCCCTTCTACGTCTACCGCGGGCCGAAGGATAAGGAGTACGAAACTGCCAGAAGGTTGAGGGAACTTATAAGAAAGCTCGGTGAGGATTGGCAGGTTTTGGCCTACCCCTGTCCGGAGTTCGAGCTGATTGGCTGGCCGCGTGCCCCAGCGAGCAGGGAAGTTTACGAGAGGCTTGGGATGAGGGAGAGGGCCAAGGCAATCGCCGATTTCATTGGACGTATTTTGACTGAAGAAAAACCTGAAAAGGTTGTTTTCGTCGGAGTTAAGGGTTCTCCAACCTGTGGCGTCTTCCACACCAGCTCCAGCAACCCGGATAAGTATCCGTACAGAGCAATGCAGGAGTTTTTCTACCTAGGCAAGAAAGAGAGAATACAGCACTCAAAGGAACTCGTGAAGGAGCAGAACTTCGAGCTGAAGCCCCTACCCGGAATACTCTTCGAGATACTGATGGCGAGATTCCCGGAGGGAGTTTACTTTGAGTTCGACAAAGAGGATGTTGAGGGGAGCATCAAACGGTTAGGGACAGTTCTGCAAGTCTCCAATGCATAG
- a CDS encoding ECF transporter S component has product MKISSKEIAIIGLMLALALALDVMPVEMPTVWGMKIDLVAVPIVVAYFILGFWGGLITLAMLFLGLSVVSSASWLGAMMKTLATFGVLIGLEVARRTVGFDYSNKKRLVVFGLVAYIVGILIRIPLMIALNYYVALPIWLGLPREQVISAVEDWTGVPFWFAIALPNAIQSAIDVFISLLVTVPVLRRIPHLLE; this is encoded by the coding sequence ATGAAAATCAGTTCAAAAGAAATTGCCATAATAGGACTAATGCTGGCCCTTGCCCTCGCTCTGGACGTAATGCCCGTTGAGATGCCGACAGTGTGGGGCATGAAGATAGATCTCGTTGCAGTTCCAATCGTCGTTGCCTACTTCATCCTCGGCTTCTGGGGCGGACTGATAACCCTCGCCATGCTCTTCCTCGGTCTGAGCGTTGTATCCTCCGCGAGCTGGTTGGGTGCAATGATGAAGACCCTGGCGACGTTTGGTGTTCTCATAGGCTTGGAAGTTGCCAGAAGAACAGTGGGGTTCGACTATTCTAACAAGAAAAGGCTCGTCGTGTTTGGACTGGTTGCGTACATCGTTGGGATCCTCATCAGGATCCCCCTGATGATAGCCCTAAACTACTACGTGGCACTCCCCATCTGGCTGGGTCTCCCAAGGGAGCAGGTCATCTCGGCGGTGGAGGACTGGACGGGCGTCCCCTTCTGGTTTGCAATAGCCCTCCCGAACGCCATCCAGAGCGCCATAGATGTCTTTATCAGCCTGCTGGTTACCGTGCCCGTGTTAAGGAGAATCCCGCATCTCCTGGAGTAG
- a CDS encoding EamA family transporter: protein MKIPLYIFYALLAAFFAALVPIFGKLGLRDVDSTVATVIRAFIMFAFLFLVATATGKTNTAGFDHRALLFVTLSGVAGALSWLFYFMAIKNGRTTAVIAIDKMSVALAMILASLVLGERMDFKTAVGAVLIVLGALLVSL from the coding sequence GTGAAAATTCCCCTCTACATTTTCTACGCACTCCTCGCGGCGTTCTTCGCCGCCCTCGTACCAATCTTTGGGAAGCTTGGTCTCAGGGACGTTGATTCAACTGTAGCAACCGTGATCAGGGCCTTCATCATGTTTGCCTTTCTCTTCCTCGTCGCCACTGCCACAGGCAAGACTAACACCGCAGGCTTCGACCACCGCGCCCTGCTCTTCGTAACCCTATCGGGCGTTGCCGGAGCTCTCTCCTGGCTCTTCTACTTCATGGCCATAAAGAACGGAAGAACGACGGCGGTGATAGCTATAGACAAGATGAGCGTCGCCCTCGCCATGATTTTAGCTTCGCTCGTCCTTGGGGAGAGGATGGACTTCAAGACCGCAGTTGGGGCGGTGCTGATAGTTCTTGGTGCACTTCTTGTTTCTTTATGA